Proteins from one Corallococcus exiguus genomic window:
- a CDS encoding phytoene desaturase family protein produces the protein MSAQGKRVVVVGAGVGGLAAAARLARQGFDVQVFEKTHGPGGRCNQLQVDGFTWDVGPTIVLMPEVFEETFRALGRRIEDYLTLVRCDPNYRVHFRDGSDVTFTSELCTMGRELERVEPGSFQRYLAFMAQGREQYRISLDHFVGRNFNGVSDYFSPRVLAKIFKARAHRRMYADVSRYFQDDRLRAAMTFQTMYLGVSPFESPAVYGLLPFTELGVGIWFPKGGLYAIPLALERLAREEGVTLHYGQAVERILTEGGRTTGVRLAGGEVVSADAVLCNADLPYAYEKLLDPKDAPFKRGEKLRFTSSGYMLYLGMKKKVPGLLHHNVMFGRDYAGSFEDIFQRFRVPEDPSFYVNVPTRTDSSLAPEGKDSLYVLVPVPHQHPGMDWKVEGPKVRAKVFQRMAELGYPDLEADIEVERVFTPDDWAGTYNLARGSAFGLAQNFFQIGPFRPANVDPRVKNLFFVGASTQPGTGLPTVLISARLVTERLTEWAQKQGVALSPRAGAPAVEVAA, from the coding sequence ATGAGCGCACAGGGCAAGCGGGTGGTGGTGGTGGGCGCGGGGGTGGGCGGACTGGCCGCGGCGGCGAGGCTCGCGAGGCAGGGCTTCGACGTCCAGGTCTTCGAGAAGACGCACGGCCCGGGAGGCCGGTGCAACCAGCTCCAGGTGGATGGCTTTACGTGGGACGTGGGCCCCACCATCGTGCTGATGCCGGAGGTGTTCGAGGAGACCTTCCGCGCGCTGGGCCGCCGCATCGAGGACTACCTCACGCTGGTGCGGTGCGACCCGAACTACCGGGTGCACTTCCGCGACGGCTCGGACGTCACCTTCACTTCCGAGCTGTGCACCATGGGCCGCGAGCTGGAGCGCGTGGAGCCGGGCAGCTTCCAGCGTTACCTGGCCTTCATGGCGCAGGGCCGTGAGCAGTACCGCATCAGCCTGGACCACTTCGTGGGCCGCAACTTCAACGGCGTGAGCGACTACTTCTCCCCCCGGGTGCTGGCGAAGATTTTCAAGGCACGCGCGCACCGCCGCATGTACGCGGACGTCAGCCGCTACTTCCAGGACGACCGGCTGCGCGCGGCGATGACGTTCCAGACCATGTATCTGGGTGTGTCTCCCTTCGAGTCGCCCGCGGTGTATGGCCTGTTGCCCTTCACGGAGCTGGGCGTGGGCATCTGGTTCCCGAAGGGCGGCCTGTATGCCATTCCGCTCGCGCTGGAGCGCCTGGCGCGTGAGGAGGGCGTGACGCTGCACTATGGCCAGGCGGTGGAGCGCATCCTCACCGAAGGCGGGCGCACCACGGGCGTGCGGCTCGCGGGCGGCGAGGTGGTGTCCGCGGATGCCGTCCTGTGCAACGCGGACCTGCCGTATGCGTACGAGAAGCTGCTGGATCCGAAGGACGCGCCGTTCAAGCGGGGGGAGAAGCTGCGCTTCACCTCCAGCGGCTACATGCTCTACCTGGGCATGAAGAAGAAGGTGCCGGGCCTGCTGCATCACAACGTGATGTTCGGCCGGGACTACGCGGGCTCGTTCGAAGACATCTTCCAGCGCTTCCGCGTGCCGGAGGACCCCAGCTTCTACGTCAACGTGCCCACGCGCACGGATTCGTCACTGGCGCCGGAGGGGAAGGACTCGCTCTACGTGCTGGTGCCGGTGCCGCATCAGCACCCGGGGATGGACTGGAAGGTGGAGGGCCCGAAGGTGCGCGCGAAGGTGTTCCAGCGCATGGCGGAGCTGGGGTACCCGGACCTGGAGGCGGACATCGAAGTGGAGCGCGTCTTCACCCCGGATGACTGGGCGGGCACGTACAACCTGGCGCGCGGGAGCGCGTTCGGGCTGGCGCAGAACTTCTTCCAGATTGGTCCCTTCCGTCCGGCCAACGTGGACCCCCGCGTGAAGAACCTCTTCTTCGTGGGCGCCTCCACGCAGCCGGGCACGGGCCTGCCCACGGTGCTCATCTCCGCGCGGCTCGTCACCGAACGGCTGACGGAGTGGGCCCAGAAGCAGGGCGTGGCGCTGTCGCCTCGCGCGGGCGCTCCGGCGGTGGAGGTGGCGGCATGA
- a CDS encoding phytoene/squalene synthase family protein, producing the protein MSVTASSALIAQGYRRARVVTRHHAKSFFFASYLLFGQRKKAAFALYAFCRRLDDLVDAGESALPGEAPMDLATRLARARERVAEVYLPLPELASKELGPPSARQPSADAPSPWDPSEFAALRHTIHHYRIPEQPFQDLISGMEMDLTKVRYDTWEELDLYCYRVAGVVGLMLTPVLGCVDARAVEPAADLGRAMQLTNILRDVREDLERGRVYLPSEELRAFGITEDDLRAGRVDAKWRDFMRFQIQRARAYYARAAAGVHYLTGFGSQRMVRLMGSIYGDILRDIEARDYDVFSGRAHTTTGRKLELTATVFLRPRAALPEAPLALPSAPVPLLPTGTGGSR; encoded by the coding sequence ATGAGCGTCACCGCTTCCTCGGCGCTCATCGCGCAGGGCTACCGGCGCGCACGGGTCGTCACGCGCCACCACGCGAAGAGCTTCTTCTTCGCGTCGTACCTCCTCTTCGGACAGCGGAAGAAGGCGGCCTTCGCGCTGTATGCCTTCTGCCGGCGGCTGGACGACCTGGTGGATGCGGGCGAGAGCGCGCTGCCGGGCGAAGCGCCCATGGACCTGGCGACGCGCCTGGCCCGGGCTCGCGAGCGCGTGGCGGAGGTGTACCTGCCGCTGCCGGAATTGGCCTCGAAGGAACTGGGACCGCCGTCCGCGCGCCAGCCCTCCGCGGACGCGCCGTCGCCGTGGGACCCGAGCGAGTTCGCGGCGCTGCGCCACACCATCCACCACTACCGGATTCCCGAGCAGCCCTTCCAGGACCTCATCTCCGGCATGGAGATGGACCTGACGAAGGTGCGCTACGACACGTGGGAGGAATTGGACCTGTACTGCTACAGGGTTGCAGGTGTGGTCGGGTTGATGCTGACGCCGGTGCTGGGCTGTGTGGACGCTCGCGCGGTGGAGCCGGCGGCGGACCTGGGCCGCGCGATGCAGCTCACCAACATCCTGCGCGACGTGCGCGAGGACCTGGAGCGCGGCCGGGTGTACCTGCCCTCCGAGGAGCTGCGGGCCTTCGGCATCACCGAGGACGACCTGCGCGCGGGACGGGTGGACGCGAAGTGGCGTGACTTCATGCGCTTCCAAATCCAGCGCGCGCGGGCGTACTACGCGCGGGCGGCGGCGGGCGTGCACTATCTCACCGGCTTTGGCAGCCAGCGCATGGTGCGGCTGATGGGCTCCATCTACGGCGACATCCTGCGTGACATCGAGGCGCGGGATTACGACGTGTTCAGCGGCCGGGCCCACACGACGACGGGGCGCAAGCTGGAGCTGACGGCGACCGTGTTCCTTCGGCCCCGAGCCGCGCTGCCGGAAGCGCCCCTGGCCCTGCCGTCCGCGCCGGTGCCGCTGTTGCCCACGGGCACGGGAGGCTCGCGATGA
- a CDS encoding phytoene desaturase family protein yields MKASRVAVIGGGIGGLTAAGLLAKEGHAVTLFESGPTLGGKAQAVMVEGLTLDTGPTLLTLPALVRGTFEQLGALDLLPPFTELEPQCTYHFTDGCGFTAYKDLERMADSAAELRPVERKGVHSFYAEAAAIWRAAGEPYLEAPFEGMAGFMARVARRGIGAMLAGMKMDTLHALAAKHFQTHHLRQYVGRFATYAGGSPYASSAAFALIPHIEHAYGVHHVRGGIGALVDALGQAVRRLGVTVHLDTRARFERITEGYRVEPVAEVFDSVVVNADPLASLRRESEPLSLSGFVLLLEVEGRTAVPHHAVMFGGDYRKEFDELFAGQLAEDPTVYVCNPSATDSSMAPPGRTGLFVMVNAPAMPLEEGRAEQARRDWESSAERVREQMFEKLVRHYPALKGRVRVVGQRSPVDLAARGAPGGSIYGFLPHGRFGPFRRPRIRGGTPGLFFAGGGTHPGGGVPLVMLSGRFAAQMASAHLREVA; encoded by the coding sequence ATGAAAGCCTCGCGCGTGGCGGTGATTGGCGGCGGCATTGGTGGGCTGACGGCCGCGGGCCTCCTGGCGAAGGAGGGCCACGCGGTGACGCTGTTCGAAAGCGGCCCGACGCTGGGCGGCAAGGCGCAGGCGGTGATGGTGGAGGGGCTCACGCTGGACACGGGCCCCACGCTGCTCACGTTGCCGGCGCTGGTGCGCGGCACGTTCGAGCAGTTGGGCGCGCTGGACCTGCTGCCGCCGTTCACGGAGCTGGAGCCGCAGTGCACCTACCACTTCACGGACGGGTGCGGCTTCACGGCGTACAAGGACCTGGAGCGCATGGCGGACAGCGCCGCGGAGCTGCGGCCCGTGGAGCGCAAGGGCGTGCACTCCTTCTACGCGGAGGCCGCGGCCATCTGGCGTGCGGCGGGCGAGCCCTACCTGGAAGCCCCCTTCGAGGGCATGGCCGGCTTCATGGCACGCGTGGCCCGCCGGGGCATCGGCGCGATGTTGGCCGGGATGAAGATGGACACGCTGCACGCGCTGGCGGCGAAGCACTTCCAGACGCACCACCTGCGGCAGTACGTGGGGCGCTTCGCCACCTACGCGGGCGGGTCGCCGTATGCGTCCAGCGCGGCGTTCGCGCTCATCCCGCACATCGAACATGCGTATGGCGTGCACCACGTGCGAGGCGGCATCGGCGCGCTGGTGGATGCGCTGGGGCAGGCGGTGCGGCGGTTGGGTGTGACGGTGCACCTGGACACGCGCGCGCGCTTCGAGCGCATCACCGAAGGCTACCGCGTGGAGCCGGTCGCGGAGGTGTTCGACAGCGTGGTGGTGAACGCGGATCCTCTGGCGTCGCTGCGCCGGGAGTCGGAGCCGCTGTCGCTGTCCGGCTTCGTGCTGCTCCTGGAGGTGGAGGGGCGCACGGCGGTGCCGCACCACGCGGTGATGTTCGGCGGAGATTACCGGAAGGAGTTCGATGAACTCTTCGCGGGTCAGCTCGCCGAGGACCCCACGGTGTATGTCTGCAACCCGTCCGCCACGGATTCAAGCATGGCGCCGCCGGGCCGCACGGGGCTGTTCGTGATGGTGAACGCGCCGGCCATGCCTCTGGAGGAGGGCAGGGCGGAACAGGCCCGGCGTGATTGGGAGTCCAGCGCGGAGCGAGTGCGCGAGCAGATGTTCGAGAAGCTCGTGCGGCACTACCCGGCGTTGAAGGGGCGCGTGCGCGTGGTGGGGCAGCGCTCGCCGGTGGACCTGGCGGCGCGCGGGGCTCCGGGTGGTTCCATCTACGGCTTCCTGCCGCACGGCCGCTTCGGTCCGTTCCGCAGGCCGCGCATCCGGGGCGGCACGCCGGGGCTGTTCTTCGCGGGCGGCGGCACGCATCCGGGCGGCGGGGTTCCGCTGGTGATGCTGTCGGGCCGGTTCGCGGCCCAGATGGCGTCCGCGCACCTGCGGGAGGTCGCATGA
- a CDS encoding carotenoid 1,2-hydratase, which translates to MKPGLAQNLLSDAAESCALPALPDMAGAYRWFYADVSAGPYSAVCIFMLGSLFSPRYSVAARRGGHPLAYSAVNFALYHQGVRKLWVLSEYPRVEMQGPGRLRIGRSTLTHAVDGTVRMDVDDGTAPWGRPVRASLTLRPLTGRGTEVQLMPGLPHYWQALAPRSEARLEVSTLGVTAEGMGYHDTNHGQELLGARLSGWHWARTHHANHTVVDYHLPDGVAPVRMIAGANGVVCERGPNPEARPTNLTGWGLRVPSKLHTGNEVVGVPHLLESSPFYARLESRRDTLDTMGEVADFRRFHSPFIRWMAHFRTRVGKAA; encoded by the coding sequence ATGAAGCCCGGCCTCGCGCAGAACCTCCTCTCCGACGCGGCGGAGTCGTGCGCGCTGCCCGCGCTGCCGGACATGGCGGGGGCGTACCGCTGGTTCTACGCGGACGTGAGCGCAGGGCCGTACAGCGCGGTGTGCATCTTCATGCTGGGGTCGTTGTTCTCGCCGCGTTACTCCGTCGCGGCCCGGCGTGGAGGCCATCCGCTGGCGTACAGCGCGGTGAACTTCGCGCTCTACCACCAGGGTGTGCGCAAGTTGTGGGTGCTGAGCGAGTACCCGCGCGTGGAGATGCAGGGGCCGGGACGGCTGCGCATCGGCCGCTCCACGTTGACGCACGCGGTGGATGGCACGGTGCGCATGGACGTGGATGACGGGACGGCGCCGTGGGGCCGCCCGGTGCGCGCCAGCCTGACGTTGCGGCCGCTGACGGGGCGGGGCACGGAGGTGCAGCTCATGCCGGGCCTGCCGCATTACTGGCAGGCATTGGCGCCCCGCTCCGAGGCCCGGCTGGAGGTGTCCACGCTGGGCGTGACGGCGGAGGGGATGGGCTACCACGACACGAACCACGGCCAGGAGTTGCTGGGCGCGCGGCTGTCCGGCTGGCACTGGGCGCGCACGCACCACGCGAACCACACGGTGGTGGACTACCACCTGCCGGACGGCGTGGCGCCGGTGCGCATGATTGCGGGCGCGAATGGCGTGGTGTGCGAGCGTGGCCCGAACCCCGAGGCGCGTCCCACGAACCTGACGGGCTGGGGGCTGCGCGTCCCCTCGAAGCTGCACACGGGCAACGAGGTGGTGGGCGTACCGCACCTGCTGGAGTCGTCGCCCTTCTACGCGCGCCTGGAGTCGCGGCGGGACACGCTGGACACGATGGGAGAGGTGGCGGACTTCCGCCGCTTCCATTCCCCGTTCATCCGCTGGATGGCGCACTTCCGCACGCGCGTGGGGAAGGCGGCATGA
- a CDS encoding glycosyltransferase family 2 protein, whose protein sequence is MNALGFFTLGWTVMAGGFSAVALARLYRRAPVTVGGPLPSVLLLRPVDAPTPLELENLAHTIDYAGPLEQVVLSPYRPRLAEGVRWLPSDPVCPNRKVGHLLYALETLDVRGRVVLAVDADVAVTGALVEGLASPLVAGAALSTAAPTPVGAMDAAGRAMAGLLRYTHHSFRALHAMSAGAQAVCGKALGLSPRAAEELVGLSDHIGEDLELAKRLHARGLDVALSPSPAWVPVANGTSWRVPLERFTRWMQVLASHRPGLYPTVPLLFTPTVPLLLLAAWLHEVTVWLAVAALVAVRTLLSLRLAALSRVPSEVDRGHALTDWMQGELLLLVAFAASLTRQGRVTWRGHTYALEAGGRMVRVASQWSGGPG, encoded by the coding sequence ATGAACGCGCTCGGCTTCTTCACGCTCGGGTGGACGGTGATGGCCGGTGGCTTCAGCGCGGTGGCGCTGGCGCGGCTGTATCGCCGTGCACCCGTGACGGTCGGAGGGCCACTGCCTTCCGTGCTGCTCCTGCGCCCCGTGGATGCGCCCACGCCGCTGGAGCTGGAGAACCTGGCGCACACCATCGACTACGCGGGTCCACTGGAGCAGGTGGTGCTGTCTCCGTACCGGCCGCGCCTGGCCGAGGGCGTGCGCTGGCTTCCGAGCGACCCCGTGTGCCCCAACCGCAAGGTGGGCCATCTGCTCTACGCCCTGGAGACGCTCGATGTTCGAGGGCGCGTGGTGCTCGCGGTGGACGCGGACGTGGCGGTGACGGGCGCGCTGGTGGAGGGCCTGGCCTCTCCGCTCGTGGCCGGCGCCGCCTTGAGCACCGCTGCTCCCACGCCCGTGGGCGCGATGGACGCGGCGGGCCGCGCGATGGCGGGGCTGCTTCGCTACACGCATCACAGCTTCCGCGCGCTGCACGCGATGAGCGCGGGCGCGCAGGCTGTGTGCGGCAAGGCGCTCGGGCTGTCACCGCGCGCGGCGGAAGAACTGGTCGGACTGTCGGACCACATTGGCGAGGACCTGGAGCTGGCGAAGCGACTGCACGCGCGTGGCCTGGACGTGGCCCTGAGCCCCTCACCTGCGTGGGTGCCTGTCGCCAACGGGACGTCGTGGCGCGTGCCGCTGGAGCGTTTCACGCGCTGGATGCAGGTGCTCGCGAGCCACAGGCCCGGTCTGTATCCCACCGTGCCGCTGCTCTTCACGCCCACCGTGCCGCTGCTGCTGCTCGCCGCGTGGCTTCATGAGGTCACCGTATGGCTCGCAGTGGCGGCGCTCGTCGCCGTGCGCACGTTGCTGTCGCTGCGCCTCGCCGCGCTGAGCCGTGTGCCTTCGGAAGTGGACCGGGGCCACGCGCTGACGGACTGGATGCAGGGTGAGTTGCTGCTGCTCGTGGCCTTCGCGGCCTCGCTGACGCGGCAGGGAAGGGTGACCTGGCGCGGCCATACCTACGCGCTGGAAGCTGGGGGACGCATGGTGCGGGTGGCGTCGCAGTGGAGTGGAGGCCCGGGATGA
- a CDS encoding lycopene cyclase domain-containing protein produces MTYARFLGIFVVLPILFLLVRYRRTLSWRGLAPMGLLFIVVYAATSPWDNMAVKWGLWGFDPERIWGVKLGYLPLEEYLFFGLQTLLVGLWARDRLERVLAKKPQPVSREQKSVRAERTLEPSEVSP; encoded by the coding sequence ATGACCTACGCGCGCTTCCTGGGCATCTTCGTCGTCCTGCCCATCCTGTTCCTGCTCGTGCGCTACCGCCGCACGCTGTCGTGGCGCGGGCTCGCGCCCATGGGCTTGCTGTTCATCGTCGTCTACGCGGCCACGTCGCCGTGGGACAACATGGCCGTGAAGTGGGGCCTGTGGGGCTTCGACCCGGAGCGCATCTGGGGCGTGAAGCTGGGCTACCTGCCTTTGGAGGAGTACCTCTTCTTCGGTCTCCAGACGCTGCTCGTGGGCTTGTGGGCGCGCGACCGGCTGGAGCGCGTGCTGGCGAAGAAGCCACAGCCCGTGTCCCGCGAGCAGAAGTCCGTCCGCGCGGAGCGGACCCTGGAGCCTTCCGAGGTGTCGCCATGA
- a CDS encoding lycopene cyclase domain-containing protein has protein sequence MMETRWAYLIHLLAWTLPVIAIQLAVLVNHYKSRSGEVLRAVLPPALVVGVYLSIADHLAISTGIWNFGEGRHVGVFIGAVPLEEILFFLITSVLVSLGLALFTALLRLREARAS, from the coding sequence ATGATGGAGACGCGCTGGGCGTACCTCATCCACCTGCTGGCGTGGACGCTGCCTGTGATTGCCATCCAGCTGGCGGTGCTCGTGAACCACTACAAGTCCCGCTCGGGCGAGGTGCTGCGCGCGGTGCTGCCCCCGGCCCTGGTCGTTGGCGTGTACCTGTCCATCGCGGATCACCTGGCCATCTCCACTGGTATCTGGAACTTCGGAGAGGGACGCCACGTGGGCGTGTTCATCGGCGCCGTACCGCTGGAGGAGATCCTCTTCTTCCTCATCACGAGCGTGCTGGTGTCGCTGGGGCTCGCGCTGTTCACGGCGCTCCTGCGGCTCCGGGAGGCTCGGGCGTCTTGA